One Euphorbia lathyris chromosome 1, ddEupLath1.1, whole genome shotgun sequence DNA segment encodes these proteins:
- the LOC136200481 gene encoding homeobox-leucine zipper protein ATHB-14-like: MYMALSMHSKEINNKQMDSSKYVRYTPEQVEALERVYTECPKPSSLRRQQLIRECPILCNIEPKQIKVWFQNRRCREKQRKEASRLQTVNRKLSAMNKLLMEENDRLQKQVSHLVYENGYMRQQLHTASATTTDNSCESVVMSGQQQQQQNPTQQHPQRDANNPAGLITIAEETLAEFLSKATGTAVDWVQMIGMKPGPDSIGIVAVSRNCTGVAARACGLVSLEPIKVAEILKDRLSWFRDCRCLETLSVIPTGNGGTIELIYMQTYAPTTLAAARDFWTLRYTTTLEDGSLVICERSLNTTSGGPVGPHASSFVRAEVHPSGYLIRPCEGGSSIIHIVDHVDLDAWSVPEVLRPLYESSKILAQKTTMAALRYIRQIAQETSGEIQYGGGRQPAVLRTFSQRLCRGFNDAVNGFADDGWSLLGGDGVDDVTIVVNSSPNKCFGTQYNASGFPTFGGVLCAKASMLLQNVPPPLLVRFLREHRSEWADYGVDAYSTACLKASPFAVPCARPGGFPSSQVILPLAHTVEHEEFLEVVRLEGHTFSPEDVALARDMYLLQLCSGVDENAVGACAQLVFAPIDESFADDAPLLPSGFRVIPLDSKTDGPATTRTLDLASTLEVGPGGARPSGEADTNNYNLRSVLTIAFQFSFENHLRDSVAAMARQYVRSVVGSVQRVAMAISPSRLSSNIGPKSLPGSPEALTLARWICRSYRMHTGAEVFRVDPEAGDGLLKQLWHHSDAIMCCSLKTNASPVFTFSNQAGLDMLETTLVALQDIMLDKILDEAGRKMLCSEFSKIMQQGFAYLPGGICVSSMGRPISYEQAIAWKVVNDEDSNHCLALMFINWSFV, from the exons ATGCCGGGAGAAGCAAAGGAAGGAGGCTTCACGTCTCCAGACTGTGAACAGAAAGCTGAGTGCCATGAACAAGCTGTTAATGGAAGAAAATGATCGATTACAGAAGCAGGTCTCTCATTTGGTTTATGAGAATGGTTATATGCGCCAGCAACTACACACT GCTTCAGCAACGACCACAGACAATAGCTGCGAGTCTGTGGTCATGAGTGGTCAGCAACAACAGCAGCAAAACCCAACGCAACAGCATCCCCAGCGGGATGCTAACAACCCAGCTGG TCTTATCACAATAGCTGAGGAGACCCTGGCGGAGTTCCTTTCAAAGGCTACTGGAACTGCTGTCGACTGGGTCCAGATGATTGGGATGAAG CCTGGTCCGGATTCTATTGGCATCGTTGCTGTTTCCCGCAATTGTACTGGTGTAGCAGCACGAGCCTGCGGCCTTGTGAGTCTAGAGCCCATAAAG GTTGCTGAAATTCTCAAAGATCGTTTATCTTGGTTTCGCGACTGTCGATGCCTTGAGACACTGAGTGTTATTCCTACTGGTAATGGCGGTACTATTGAGCTCATATACATGCAG ACTTATGCGCCAACAACATTGGCTGCAGCACGAGACTTTTGGACACTCAGATACACTACAACTTTGGAAGATGGTAGTCTTGTG ATATGCGAAAGGTCTTTGAATACAACTTCTGGTGGCCCTGTCGGGCCACATGCTTCAAGCTTTGTGAGGGCAGAAGTGCACCCCAGCGGCTACCTTATTCGACCTTGTGAGGGTGGAAGCTCCATTATTCACATTGTCGATCATGTTGATTTAGAT GCTTGGAGTGTTCCTGAAGTTCTGAGGCCACTTTATGAATCATCCAAAATTCTTGCTCAGAAAACGACGATGGCT GCCTTACGCTACATACGGCAAATTGCACAAGAAACTAGTGGAGAGATTCAGTATGGTGGGGGTCGCCAGCCTGCTGTTTTAAGGACATTTAGTCAGAGGCTGTGTAG GGGTTTTAATGATGCTGTCAATGGATTTGCTGATGATGGTTGGTCACTTCTCGGTGGTGATGGTGTGGATGATGTCACCATTGTGGTTAATTCGTCTCCAAATAAGTGTTTTGGCACCCAATACAATGCATCAGGTTTTCCGACTTTTGGAGGAGTGTTGTGTGCAAAGGCGTCAATGTTGCTGCAG AAtgttcctcctcctcttcttgtTCGTTTTCTGAGGGAACATCGTTCAGAATGGGCTGACTATGGTGTTGATGCCTACTCCACTGCATGTCTTAAAGCTAGCCCCTTTGCAGTTCCCTGTGCAAGACCAGGTGGCTTCCCCAGTAGCCAGGTCATTTTACCTCTTGCTCATACTGTGGAGCATGAGGAG TTCTTGGAAGTAGTTCGGCTGGAGGGTCATACCTTTTCTCCTGAGGATGTAGCTTTAGCACGGGATATGTACTTATTACAG CTGTGCAGTGGAGTTGATGAAAATGCTGTTGGTGCCTGTGCCCAGCTTGTTTTTGCACCTATTGATGAATCTTTTGCTGACGATGCTCCTCTATTGCCATCTGGCTTTCGTGTCATACCCTTGGATTCTAAAACA GATGGGCCTGCTACGACTCGTACATTAGATTTGGCTTCTACACTTGAAGTAGGTCCTGGTGGTGCACGTCCTTCTGGTGAAGCGGACACCAACAATTACAACCTTCGGTCAGTCCTCACGATTGCTTTCCAGTTTAGTTTTGAGAATCACTTGCGGGACAGTGTGGCTGCTATGGCTCGCCAGTATGTGCGCAGCGTTGTTGGATCAGTTCAGAGGGTTGCAATGGCTATTTCCCCATCACGGCTAAGCTCCAATATAGGGCCGAAGTCCCTTCCAGGCTCTCCTGAGGCTCTTACTTTGGCACGTTGGATATGCCGAAGCTACAG GATGCACACTGGAGCAGAAGTGTTCAGGGTTGACCCGGAAGCTGGTGATGGTTTGTTGAAGCAACTTTGGCACCATTCAGATGCAATCATGTGCTGTTCCTTGAAAACAAAT GCATCTCCAGTGTTCACGTTCTCAAACCAGGCTGGACTGGACATGCTGGAAACTACACTTGTAGCCCTTCAAGATATAATGCTGGACAAGATTCTTGATGAAGCAGGGAGGAAGATGCTGTGCTCGGAGTTCTCCAAGATAATGCAACAg GGTTTCGCGTATCTTCCAGGGGGAATATGCGTATCGAGCATGGGAAGGCCAATATCATATGAGCAGGCCATTGCATGGAAAGTGGTAAATGATGAAGACTCCAACCACTGTCTGGCTTTGATGTTCATCAACTGGTCTTTTGTGTGA